From Amyelois transitella isolate CPQ chromosome 9, ilAmyTran1.1, whole genome shotgun sequence:
AAGAAACAGTACCACacccataaaataaaaatggccaTAATTCTTTGTCGTGACGGTAGTTTTATCAGCGGCAGACCCATACACACTGACCAGGCGTAGAAAACTATACTGATCCGTGGTGGCttcatacttaattttttacttattttagcCCACAATTTACTTCTAACGAAATAGGCGACTGCAACAACGAGTATAAAACTTATTACCAATGCGATTTGTGTCAAAATTTGGACTGGATAAAGCAATTTTAACGAGGAGGGAATCAAGGCGGCTGGGTGAGTAATCCAAACAAGTTTGGCATAGTTGTAATCAACAGACATTTGGAAGTATGAAAATCTGGACACAGTTATTGCTGCAGAGCTCATTGAGAAATTTGCGAAGTCGTCGTACACGTCACCAAGAGATCCCAACCACTGTCCATTTTCGTCGAGATTACCCCAACCGGAGCCACGGCGCGGATTCATTATGCGGAGAGTTGCATTCAATGCTTCCATAATAATACGGAGTAAATCTCCGTCTATGCCTGTGGGGACGCCATCTTTGACAGTCATATACGGCACTTGTTGGTATACGGATATAGTAATGGTACATCGGTGCAAATTTCGAAGCTTTATTGGAAACATTTCGTCGTAATTGGTTTCATTGTCATCGTTGTTCAGATTGCTTAATTTAACTGGTCTTACATTGTTGCACCCGTCTATCAAAGGAAAATAAGAGTACCTAAGCACTTCGTTTTTATCGccatttttaagaaaaactaCATCTGTTATTTTGTGATTCCATAAAAGTTCTACAACATCCGCTTCATTACATTGTTGATTTTCTTGCGATTCGCATATAACAATGTGTTTTCCGGTATTATCAAATTGGTGTAATTGCATCCAATCCAAGAGCAAAGCGATGTTTGTAATGTTAGTACCGAATATAATGT
This genomic window contains:
- the LOC106134632 gene encoding uncharacterized protein LOC106134632 is translated as MFVERLNFSLFLTPDYNMNKLVETATKIAIQNFEWRYITFVVFNSTLLYGVETLLRLYDKSYIIGHGLYYPPYAEKTRQYIIFGTNITNIALLLDWMQLHQFDNTGKHIVICESQENQQCNEADVVELLWNHKITDVVFLKNGDKNEVLRYSYFPLIDGCNNVRPVKLSNLNNDDNETNYDEMFPIKLRNLHRCTITISVYQQVPYMTVKDGVPTGIDGDLLRIIMEALNATLRIMNPRRGSGWGNLDENGQWLGSLGDVYDDFANFSMSSAAITVSRFSYFQMSVDYNYAKLVWITHPAALIPSSLKLLYPVQILTQIALVISFILVVAVAYFVRSKLWAKISKKLSMKPPRISIVFYAWSVCMGLPLIKLPSRQRIMAIFILWVWYCFLIRTIYQVCLISVLRSNYYFSDFDSIHDAYDANYPFGGNIALRDFYINDPLVFDNWQMIETKDIIPNLFEIAKGKKFVLAMSGENAITLIRAKNLRVHILRETVINTPTVIFFKKFSPLAKPINSVLRPLIESGFVNKAYKDNMKKLKPKVTSSSGPLKLDHYKGCYFIIILGWVISATVFLFEILYTKYFHI